The segment ACCAAAGCCGAACTAAttcattttaagtttttctGCAAATAAGTGAGGTAGCATTGCAACAAAAGCGAAACTCAATCCAACCATTCGTTTGTATAGAATCTAAACCGGAAAACCGGTTTGATTATCTGGTTAAACAGGAGCGCTATACAGTTTCTAAATGCAAGTAAAACATGGAATGAGAGACGAACGTTACAGTACACTCCAATGTAATACTTTGCAATTTGGTATGTGTTAGCCCTGCATGTCACCAAGGTAAATGACTTCTTAGTTAGTATTTGACTAAAGTCAAAAAGAGGTGTTAAATACTATAGAACTTTGATTCGGACAAGTTTTACCTGTTGGCTCATTAAGATCTCCACAGCTACGTTTAGATCGTCATCTGCAGCAGCAAGTGCAACCTCCACTTGTGTCTGAATCAAAACCCAGATATTTTAAGACATGCTAATTTCGCTATATGTTATGAAACTACGAATCAAACAAACGTACCCTTTCAAAGCCCATGGCAACGAGTTTCTGGATTTGTTCTTCAGAAGCACCAACACGACCCTGCGTCTAACAGTCGAATAAGGAAAAAAGCTTCTAGATGCCTTGAAAGGGCTTGGCCTGAGGCGAATATCTAAGCCTAGGAACTAACCTGGGATTGAGGTAGGACTGCTGCATTTGCTATTGGCACCTGCCTGCAAAAGGTTCACCAAAATCAGCTTAGGTCAAAGGAATGATGCATAAGCTGATAAGTCTATATAGAAATCAGATACCTTGTGGTGGGGATTGGCTCTGGCATGCCAGTCACAGTTGCATCAGAAAGGCGGTCTGGAGTGTTATCTTCCAATAGTCTAGCATGGAGGTTTGGGTTTGTTTCTCCAGCTGGAGGGGTTAGATCACGGGCAGTACCGCTAAGAGTTCTACCTCTTCCCGGAAATCTACTATCCTCAGAAGACTGCAATTGAAGTAGTATGGTTAAATCATATATGTGACCGCATTCACCACATCAAAAGGAAGTGGCAGGTAAAGTTAGCATGAACGTACTTGATTAGATGCTTCCCTCTGTGGCAGCCATGAAGACAAGGATCTCCACGCATTTCCTGTAGAGAAACCACTGTTCAAAGAACACTGTCATTACAATGTTATCTAGGCAAGCAGTGTCTTTTTTTTCGTATGGAGTTAGAGGTTGGTTCGCACCTGGATGTCGTGTTTTGTACAGAATAAGTGGGCATGTAACTGGAAGGATTTCCACCAGTGCACATAATGAATTTGGGTCGCCTTACACAGCTAGCCTGGAAAAGACAGAGAATCTGAATGAGTGACGAGAGACATGTTTATTGCAGGTTCGAGAATACTGATGTTCAAAAATACTTACCATCCATGAGGCTGACTCAATGTTGGAGAAAAATGAAGAGCCGGGCATCAAGAAATTGAAAAGGCCATAAGAATCTGAAATCCGAAGTGGCTAACAAATTAGCTACCAGAGAAACTCCAGGTTTAGAAACCCAAGGCAATGAAAAGGGTAAAACATCGTACATGCAAATCCAGACAAGATGCCACATAGGTGACCAAGCAGCGAAACATTTGTCATGAGAAGCTGGAATGCAATCAATAAGATCCATGGATATCTGCAAATGGATAGAAATTTTACATCATATGTGCAACAAGGAAAGTAAGTGGACAATTAGCAACCCGACAAGGAAGACAATAAACTTACAGTTTAGCGGGCACGTTGAAGAGACCAAACACACTGCAACAGAGAAAGACAGATATTTGAGATGCCTCGTGAATACAAAGGATGTGCCAAAAGTTTATTTAAATAGGCATACAAAAGTCTTACCTTCTAGAGGTGACTCCACTGAGACTTGTCTCTATGACAATCATTGAGAACAAGATTCCAGAGAATCCAATCGCGCACTCATTCATGAGATGGTCATACTGATAGAAAGGGTTATATCCCGCCAACGATGCTATAAGAAGATGCAATACGGCATTGGTCGTTGCCAGCAAAATAGTCAGGTAAAACAAGCGGACAGATCCCATGATTCTCTCCAGCTCGGAGCCCATAGGAACCAAAGCCATCATGTTGAACATAACATGAAGCATCGATCCATGGAATAAAATGGCCGTGTAAAACCTATAAACTGCAAAACAGATAACGGTATAAAAGGATGAAACAAGAGAAAAACAACCACTATCAACGGAAAAATGTAATGTAATCTTTAGTGACAACAGGAATACAAAGAACCTTGAAAATATTGTGTTTAAGAAGATAAGCCTTAATACTATGAGTAATGAGAACATACCTTGAAACCGCGATAGAATTGCAGAGGGTAAGAAGCAGACTTCGTAGAAAGTGTCGTATCCAGTTAAGAGGCAAATCAGGTAAATGAGCCCGCAAACCACAACCACCGAAGAGGTGAGGAAAGGTATAGCATTCCACCATTGTGAAACTCTTGTTTGAATCCCAGCCTAGAAGAAAATAAGAACCCACAACAAATCACATATAATGCAACACCTTTACTAGTTAATAACTAAACATTTGTCCCCATTTCTCCTTAACTAAAAATAGAAACCCTGATTTTCTGATTCCAGAAAGACCCCTACTagcttattataacaaaacctTGTTCTAAACCTCAACTTGGCTAAACATAGAAACTTGATTATAAGTTTCCGCAacttaaatatgttaattaatCTCAGATATCTTTAAATATTCAAGACTGATCCTGAGCCACAGTGGTTTATAGTAAAGCGATGGTGCTTTCATAGTCACACAGGTTGAAGAGCTACTGAAACACCCACAAACTTGGCGGGATCAATTTACAAACTTAGTTAATTCTACAGTTAGAACAGCCATGCGTGTGGATTTCAGCTATCAGCCATAGCTCGTTCATTAGCAGAGTTTCCTCGGGAATCAATCAAACCAAAACCTAGGCG is part of the Raphanus sativus cultivar WK10039 chromosome 5, ASM80110v3, whole genome shotgun sequence genome and harbors:
- the LOC108856546 gene encoding rhomboid-like protein 15 isoform X2, with protein sequence MRPNIVTEAGIQTRVSQWWNAIPFLTSSVVVVCGLIYLICLLTGYDTFYEVCFLPSAILSRFQVYRFYTAILFHGSMLHVMFNMMALVPMGSELERIMGSVRLFYLTILLATTNAVLHLLIASLAGYNPFYQYDHLMNECAIGFSGILFSMIVIETSLSGVTSRSVFGLFNVPAKLYPWILLIAFQLLMTNVSLLGHLCGILSGFAYSYGLFNFLMPGSSFFSNIESASWMASCVRRPKFIMCTGGNPSSYMPTYSVQNTTSSGFSTGNAWRSLSSWLPQREASNQSSEDSRFPGRGRTLSGTARDLTPPAGETNPNLHARLLEDNTPDRLSDATVTGMPEPIPTTRQVPIANAAVLPQSQGRVGASEEQIQKLVAMGFERTQVEVALAAADDDLNVAVEILMSQQG
- the LOC108856546 gene encoding rhomboid-like protein 15 isoform X1; amino-acid sequence: MRPNIVTEAGIQTRVSQWWNAIPFLTSSVVVVCGLIYLICLLTGYDTFYEVCFLPSAILSRFQVYRFYTAILFHGSMLHVMFNMMALVPMGSELERIMGSVRLFYLTILLATTNAVLHLLIASLAGYNPFYQYDHLMNECAIGFSGILFSMIVIETSLSGVTSRSVFGLFNVPAKLYPWILLIAFQLLMTNVSLLGHLCGILSGFAYSYGLFNFLMPGSSFFSNIESASWMASCVRRPKFIMCTGGNPSSYMPTYSVQNTTSSGFSTGNAWRSLSSWLPQREASNQSSEDSRFPGRGRTLSGTARDLTPPAGETNPNLHARLLEDNTPDRLSDATVTGMPEPIPTTRQVPIANAAVLPQSQTQGRVGASEEQIQKLVAMGFERTQVEVALAAADDDLNVAVEILMSQQG